Proteins encoded together in one Luteimonas fraxinea window:
- a CDS encoding P-II family nitrogen regulator: MKLIIAIIRPFKLDEVREALGEAGVTGLTVTEVKGFGRQKGHTELYRGAEYVVDFLPKLKIECAVSDDVFEAAIEAITKAAGTGKVGDGKVFVLALEQALRIRTGEIGADAL, from the coding sequence ATGAAACTGATCATCGCGATCATCCGCCCGTTCAAGCTCGACGAGGTCCGCGAGGCACTCGGCGAAGCCGGCGTCACCGGCCTGACCGTCACCGAGGTCAAGGGCTTCGGCCGACAGAAGGGCCATACAGAGCTGTATCGCGGCGCCGAGTACGTCGTCGATTTCCTGCCCAAGCTGAAGATCGAATGCGCGGTCAGCGACGACGTGTTCGAGGCGGCGATCGAGGCGATCACCAAAGCGGCGGGCACCGGCAAGGTCGGCGACGGCAAGGTGTTCGTCCTCGCCCTGGAACAGGCCCTGCGTATCCGCACCGGCGAAATCGGCGCCGACGCGCTTTGA
- a CDS encoding N-acetylmuramoyl-L-alanine amidase, translating to MRILIVLFAALLLSACAHQSPRNPLATWVPSTNHDARRPVLVVLHYTEQDSVQRSLDTLRTANSGGRVSSHYLIGQDGERYQLVSDLDRAWHAGAGSWGAVSDVNSASIGIELDNNGRVPFAEPLVESLLVLLDDLKTRWRIPAENFIAHSDLAPGRKVDPGVHFPWKRLAQHGYGVWPRDDTPPAPVDFDVVQALRVVGYPVEDLDATSRAFRLRFRALAEGPLDVEDQRILYALVQGWTIPADAAVQP from the coding sequence ATGCGCATTCTCATCGTTCTGTTCGCCGCGCTGCTGCTGTCGGCCTGTGCCCACCAGTCGCCCCGCAATCCGCTCGCCACCTGGGTCCCGTCGACCAATCACGATGCGCGTCGACCGGTGCTGGTGGTGCTGCATTACACCGAGCAGGATTCGGTGCAGCGCAGTCTCGACACGCTGCGCACCGCCAACAGCGGCGGTCGCGTGAGTTCGCATTACCTGATCGGCCAGGATGGCGAGCGCTACCAACTCGTGTCCGATCTCGATCGTGCATGGCATGCCGGCGCCGGCAGCTGGGGCGCGGTGTCGGACGTGAACTCCGCCTCGATCGGCATCGAGCTCGACAACAACGGTCGCGTGCCGTTCGCCGAACCACTGGTCGAGAGCCTGCTGGTGCTGCTGGACGATCTGAAGACGCGCTGGCGTATTCCGGCCGAAAACTTCATCGCCCACTCCGATCTCGCGCCCGGCCGCAAGGTCGATCCCGGTGTGCACTTTCCGTGGAAGCGTCTCGCGCAACACGGCTATGGCGTCTGGCCGCGCGACGACACACCGCCGGCGCCGGTGGACTTCGACGTGGTGCAGGCCTTGCGGGTCGTGGGCTATCCGGTTGAGGACCTCGATGCGACGTCGCGGGCGTTCCGTTTGCGGTTCCGCGCGCTGGCCGAAGGGCCGCTGGATGTGGAGGATCAGCGGATCCTCTATGCGCTGGTGCAGGGGTGGACGATTCCGGCGGATGCAGCCGTGCAGCCGTAG
- a CDS encoding ESPR-type extended signal peptide-containing protein has translation MNRIYRTLWNATLGRMVVASELARSRSGRRTGVLIGSLALVLPMTAMAQATAVGLQTFEAPAAVDASDVARYFQASGSADSDAGAYVEGDNALAAGEAASAIGNGATALGGGAVATADDATAVGKDSLATGSSATAVGGMLRLDYSDIGDFGVVLDQQTSATGLAATALGAGAQANGDFNTAIGAQTETTGKSAVAIGGIADVLEDQMGPDFAGSDLQNTRASGRLSTAIGAGAQAVEYAATAIGGLANASGIRSVAIGYVTQATGYDATAVGDRTEATQDWATAYGAGARANGLRSTALGAFSNAWAENSTAVGQGAMANNVNSTAIGNGSWAAGRNSVAIGKATVWNGYFWGEGDPILYVDSLAMGTDAEVHGSRSVAIGPNAFVGIQEDSGLWAPIDGSVALGAGALADRANTVSVGRTGAERQITNVAAGTQDTDAVNLAQLKAASGAATRHFQATGSADSDAGAYAEGDDATAAGEAASATGNGSTALGGGAVATADTASAIGKDSLATAGSATAVGGMLQLDYSSIGDFGVVLNQQTSATGLAATALGAGAQANGDFNTAIGAQTETSGKSAVAIGGIADVLEDQLGSDYAGSDLQNTRASGRLSTAIGAGAQAVEYAATAIGGLANASGIRSIAIGYVTQATGYDATAIGDRAEATGDWATALGGGAYARTTRSTALGSFSNALAEGATAVGEGSMANNVNSTALGTGSWAAGRNSIAIGKATVWNGYFSNDNDPILYVDSIAMGTNAEVHGSRSIAIGPDAVIGGWSVLDADGNPLIVNDSVALGANAFADRANTISIGRAGAERQITNVAAGTQDTDAVNLAQVRSMTSGLGELAENAVVYDDADKASLRLAGADGTRIGNLANGAVSASSTDAINGRQLHAGLQSAADALGGGTTVTAIGTLSTPSYAIQGSGYVGIAATFAALDTQITRLNQRMDRVETVVEQGGANDRVAVGGDAPATVGADTNAVAVGAGAAANGDNGVALGGNAYAHGPNDTAIGGNARVNADGSTAVGANSSISANATNAVAVGESASVTAASGTAIGQGASVTAQGAVALGQGAVADRANTVSVGNAAQQRQITNVAAGTQTTDAANVGQVRAGVTEAKAYADSTATQSVATSKAYTDQRLASWGDQFEVYRGDVERRFSDTERRIDKQGAMSAAMLNMATNAAGTQSPRGRVAVGAGFQSGEQALSIGYAKRVGERASFSLGGAFSGDEKSAGIGFGIDL, from the coding sequence ATGAATCGCATCTACCGCACTCTCTGGAACGCCACGCTCGGCCGCATGGTCGTGGCTTCCGAACTGGCGCGTTCGCGCAGTGGCCGCCGGACCGGCGTGCTGATCGGCAGCCTCGCGCTGGTCTTGCCGATGACGGCGATGGCGCAGGCCACCGCGGTGGGGCTGCAGACGTTCGAAGCGCCGGCTGCGGTCGATGCAAGCGATGTCGCGCGCTACTTCCAGGCCAGCGGCAGCGCGGACAGCGACGCGGGGGCCTACGTCGAGGGCGACAACGCGCTCGCGGCCGGCGAAGCCGCATCGGCGATCGGCAACGGTGCCACCGCGCTGGGCGGCGGCGCGGTCGCCACCGCCGACGACGCGACCGCGGTCGGCAAGGACAGTCTCGCGACCGGCAGTTCGGCAACGGCGGTGGGCGGCATGCTGCGCCTGGACTACAGCGATATCGGCGACTTCGGCGTCGTGCTGGACCAGCAGACCTCTGCAACCGGTCTCGCCGCGACGGCGCTCGGTGCTGGCGCGCAGGCGAACGGCGACTTCAATACCGCGATCGGCGCGCAGACCGAGACCACCGGCAAGTCGGCGGTGGCGATCGGCGGCATTGCGGACGTGCTTGAGGACCAGATGGGGCCCGACTTCGCCGGTTCCGATCTGCAGAACACCCGCGCCTCGGGTCGCCTGTCGACCGCGATCGGCGCCGGCGCGCAGGCCGTCGAATACGCGGCGACCGCGATCGGCGGGCTGGCCAACGCCAGCGGCATCCGCTCGGTCGCGATCGGCTACGTGACCCAGGCGACGGGTTACGACGCCACCGCAGTGGGCGACCGCACCGAAGCCACCCAGGACTGGGCCACCGCGTACGGCGCAGGCGCACGCGCCAACGGCCTGCGCTCGACCGCGCTGGGCGCGTTCTCCAACGCATGGGCCGAAAACTCGACGGCCGTCGGCCAGGGCGCGATGGCCAACAACGTCAACAGCACCGCGATCGGCAACGGCTCGTGGGCTGCGGGCCGCAACAGCGTCGCGATCGGCAAGGCGACCGTGTGGAACGGTTACTTCTGGGGTGAAGGCGATCCGATCCTCTACGTCGACAGCCTCGCGATGGGCACAGATGCCGAAGTGCATGGCTCACGTTCGGTGGCGATCGGTCCGAATGCCTTCGTCGGCATCCAGGAAGACAGTGGACTGTGGGCACCGATCGACGGCAGCGTCGCGCTGGGTGCCGGTGCGCTGGCGGATCGGGCGAATACGGTGTCGGTCGGCCGCACCGGTGCCGAACGCCAGATCACCAACGTCGCCGCCGGTACGCAGGACACCGACGCGGTGAACCTCGCCCAGCTCAAGGCCGCCTCTGGCGCCGCGACGCGTCATTTCCAGGCGACCGGCAGCGCCGACAGCGATGCGGGCGCCTATGCGGAAGGTGACGACGCGACGGCGGCCGGCGAAGCAGCCTCTGCGACCGGCAACGGCAGCACCGCGCTGGGCGGCGGCGCCGTGGCAACGGCCGATACGGCCAGTGCGATCGGCAAGGACAGCCTGGCGACCGCCGGCTCGGCGACCGCGGTCGGCGGCATGCTGCAGCTCGACTACAGCAGCATCGGCGACTTCGGTGTGGTGTTGAACCAGCAGACCTCGGCGACCGGTTTGGCTGCGACGGCGCTCGGCGCGGGTGCACAGGCGAACGGCGACTTCAACACCGCGATCGGCGCGCAGACCGAGACCAGCGGCAAGTCGGCGGTCGCGATCGGCGGCATCGCCGATGTGCTCGAAGACCAGTTGGGCTCGGACTACGCCGGTTCCGACCTGCAGAACACCCGCGCGTCCGGTCGTCTGTCGACCGCGATCGGCGCCGGCGCGCAGGCGGTCGAATACGCGGCGACCGCGATCGGCGGGCTGGCCAACGCGAGCGGCATCCGTTCGATCGCGATCGGCTACGTGACCCAGGCGACCGGTTACGACGCCACCGCGATCGGTGATCGCGCCGAGGCAACCGGTGACTGGGCCACGGCACTGGGTGGCGGCGCGTACGCCCGCACCACACGGTCCACGGCCCTGGGCAGCTTCTCCAATGCATTGGCTGAAGGCGCGACGGCAGTGGGCGAAGGCTCGATGGCCAACAACGTCAACAGTACGGCGTTGGGTACCGGTTCCTGGGCGGCGGGCCGCAACAGCATCGCGATCGGCAAAGCGACGGTGTGGAACGGCTACTTCAGCAACGACAACGATCCGATCCTTTATGTCGACAGCATCGCGATGGGCACCAACGCCGAAGTTCACGGCAGCCGCTCGATCGCGATCGGACCCGACGCCGTCATTGGTGGCTGGTCGGTGCTTGACGCTGATGGCAACCCGCTGATCGTCAATGACAGCGTCGCGCTTGGCGCCAACGCATTCGCTGATCGTGCCAACACGATCTCGATCGGCCGCGCCGGCGCAGAGCGCCAGATCACCAACGTCGCCGCCGGCACGCAGGACACCGATGCGGTGAACCTCGCGCAGGTCCGCTCGATGACCTCGGGCCTGGGCGAGCTCGCCGAAAACGCAGTCGTCTACGACGACGCCGACAAGGCATCACTGCGCCTGGCTGGTGCGGATGGCACGCGGATCGGCAATCTCGCCAACGGTGCGGTATCGGCGTCGAGCACCGACGCGATCAATGGTCGCCAGCTGCATGCCGGCCTGCAGAGCGCAGCCGATGCACTCGGCGGCGGCACCACGGTGACGGCGATCGGCACGCTCAGCACGCCGTCCTATGCGATCCAGGGCAGCGGCTACGTCGGCATCGCTGCGACCTTCGCCGCTCTCGACACCCAGATCACCCGCCTCAACCAGCGCATGGACCGGGTGGAAACGGTTGTCGAACAAGGGGGCGCCAACGATCGCGTCGCGGTCGGCGGTGATGCGCCGGCGACAGTTGGTGCTGACACCAATGCCGTCGCGGTCGGTGCGGGCGCGGCGGCCAATGGCGACAACGGCGTGGCGCTCGGCGGCAATGCCTATGCACACGGTCCCAACGACACCGCGATCGGCGGCAATGCGCGGGTGAATGCCGACGGCAGCACTGCGGTCGGCGCGAACAGCAGCATCTCGGCGAACGCCACCAATGCCGTCGCCGTCGGCGAGAGTGCATCGGTCACCGCTGCCTCCGGCACCGCGATCGGACAGGGCGCGAGCGTCACTGCGCAGGGTGCCGTGGCACTCGGCCAAGGCGCGGTGGCCGATCGGGCGAACACGGTGTCGGTGGGCAACGCCGCGCAGCAGCGCCAGATCACGAATGTCGCCGCCGGCACGCAGACGACCGACGCGGCCAACGTCGGCCAGGTGCGCGCGGGCGTGACCGAGGCCAAGGCCTATGCCGACAGCACGGCCACCCAGTCGGTCGCAACGTCCAAGGCCTACACCGATCAGCGTCTCGCCAGCTGGGGCGACCAGTTCGAGGTCTACCGCGGCGACGTGGAACGTCGCTTCAGCGATACCGAGCGCCGCATCGACAAGCAGGGCGCGATGAGCGCCGCGATGTTGAACATGGCCACGAACGCGGCGGGCACACAGAGTCCGCGCGGTCGCGTGGCGGTGGGCGCCGGCTTCCAGAGCGGCGAGCAGGCGCTGTCGATCGGCTACGCGAAGCGGGTTGGCGAGCGTGCGTCCTTCAGCCTCGGCGGCGCGTTCAGCGGCGACGAAAAGTCTGCCGGCATCGGCTTCGGTATCGACCTGTGA
- a CDS encoding S8 family peptidase has translation MRIQTTLGAAIAAILLTGTAQAAQPSLDRTVTRDLATTPAAGFGGQRFVVKTTAASAPGRAALSSALGTSVRRAGLATAVRATTTAAARPAATARVLRSMGAPGWHVVQASRALTESEQASFVRELSAEPGVLKVEVDRLYQRADVSRSPRALPAAAPNDPNYARLQWNFNNATGGVRAEQGWEISTGAGVVVAVLDTGIVENHVDLAANVLPGYDMISDKRVSRRDTDGRVAGGWDIGDWEEANYCVALGGQPHPPADSSWHGSHVAGTIAQVTNNGVGLAGLAHDAEVLPVRVLGSCGGFGSDIADGMLWAAGAPVEGLPTNPNPAEVLNMSLGSGGPQTCPTLYQDAINQVNNLGAIIVVAAGNSNANASTYTMGSCSGVIVVGATRVTGGKASYSSWGTRVDLSAPGGGGSVDGDPNGYIFQAINNGTTRPTSEYSLGGFTGTSMASPHVAAAVAMVQSVVDTPLAWGEMRDLLRRTARPFPASIPGSTPMGTGILDVATLLNRATQPPCTENCVPPTVQLSNKVELRGLSNGAEDAVYSFQAEAGKVLSFMTYSGTGNVSMYVAAGRVPTATDRDGFSTRANSNTETVRFTAPVAGTYHVRLTGTYAGMTLVARQ, from the coding sequence ATGCGCATCCAGACCACACTCGGCGCCGCGATCGCCGCCATCCTGCTGACCGGCACCGCGCAGGCGGCCCAGCCCAGCCTCGACCGCACCGTCACCCGTGATCTCGCGACCACACCGGCCGCAGGCTTCGGCGGCCAGCGCTTCGTGGTCAAGACCACAGCCGCATCGGCGCCGGGTCGCGCCGCACTGAGCAGCGCACTCGGCACTTCGGTGCGTCGCGCCGGCCTCGCCACCGCCGTGCGTGCAACCACCACCGCAGCGGCGCGTCCTGCCGCCACGGCGCGCGTGCTGCGCAGCATGGGCGCGCCCGGCTGGCATGTCGTGCAGGCCTCGCGCGCGCTGACCGAATCGGAGCAGGCGAGCTTCGTGCGCGAGCTGTCGGCCGAGCCCGGCGTGCTCAAGGTCGAAGTGGATCGCCTGTACCAGCGCGCCGACGTGTCGCGCAGCCCGCGCGCGCTGCCGGCCGCCGCGCCGAACGATCCCAACTACGCGCGTCTGCAGTGGAACTTCAACAATGCGACCGGCGGTGTGCGCGCCGAGCAGGGCTGGGAGATCTCGACCGGCGCAGGTGTCGTCGTCGCCGTGCTCGACACCGGCATCGTGGAGAACCACGTCGACCTCGCCGCCAACGTGCTGCCGGGCTACGACATGATTTCCGACAAGCGCGTGTCGCGCCGCGATACCGACGGCCGCGTTGCGGGCGGCTGGGACATCGGCGACTGGGAAGAAGCCAACTACTGCGTCGCGCTCGGCGGTCAGCCGCATCCGCCGGCCGACAGCTCCTGGCACGGCAGCCATGTGGCCGGCACCATCGCGCAGGTCACCAACAACGGCGTCGGGCTCGCAGGCCTGGCGCACGACGCCGAGGTCCTGCCGGTGCGCGTGCTGGGCTCGTGCGGCGGTTTCGGCAGCGACATCGCCGACGGCATGCTCTGGGCCGCGGGTGCACCCGTGGAAGGTCTGCCGACCAACCCGAACCCGGCCGAGGTGCTCAACATGAGTCTGGGCAGCGGCGGTCCGCAGACATGTCCGACGCTCTACCAGGATGCGATCAACCAGGTGAACAACCTCGGCGCGATCATCGTGGTCGCCGCCGGCAACTCGAACGCGAATGCGAGCACGTACACGATGGGTTCGTGCAGCGGCGTCATCGTCGTCGGCGCCACGCGCGTTACCGGCGGCAAGGCGAGCTACTCGAGCTGGGGCACGCGCGTGGACCTGTCCGCGCCGGGCGGCGGTGGCTCGGTGGACGGCGATCCGAACGGCTACATCTTCCAGGCCATCAACAACGGCACGACGCGTCCCACCAGCGAGTACAGCCTGGGCGGCTTTACCGGCACTTCGATGGCCTCGCCGCACGTGGCGGCCGCCGTGGCGATGGTGCAGAGCGTCGTCGACACGCCGCTGGCGTGGGGCGAAATGCGTGACCTGCTGCGCCGGACCGCGCGTCCGTTCCCGGCCTCGATCCCGGGCTCCACGCCGATGGGTACCGGCATTCTCGATGTGGCGACACTGCTCAACCGCGCCACCCAGCCGCCGTGCACCGAGAACTGCGTGCCGCCGACCGTGCAGCTGTCGAACAAGGTGGAACTGCGCGGGCTTTCGAATGGCGCCGAAGATGCGGTTTACAGCTTCCAGGCGGAGGCCGGCAAGGTGCTGTCGTTCATGACCTACAGCGGCACCGGCAACGTGTCGATGTACGTCGCCGCCGGACGCGTGCCGACAGCAACCGATCGCGACGGCTTCTCCACGCGCGCCAACAGCAACACCGAGACCGTGCGTTTCACCGCGCCGGTGGCGGGCACCTACCACGTGCGCCTGACCGGCACGTATGCCGGCATGACCCTGGTCGCACGCCAGTAA
- a CDS encoding response regulator transcription factor, which yields MTAHAALHVAVLEDEAMLRERILLPGLHRFGFDAIGFETIAGLRAHLETATVDLVVLDVGLPDGDGFSLARALRETRPQLGVVMLTSRAETGDRVRGLAEGADAYLTKPIEIDLLAATLHSLARRIGTTPAPAREHARSWRMSEDGWCLLSPSGGSAALTQSERRLCRRLFDTPGELVSREQLIEALTEHVHDFDAHRIDSMIHRLRSKAQARCGDDLPLTAVRGRGYMLTLQD from the coding sequence ATGACCGCGCACGCCGCACTGCACGTCGCCGTGCTCGAGGACGAGGCCATGTTGCGCGAGCGCATCCTGCTGCCAGGCCTGCACCGCTTCGGCTTCGACGCGATCGGATTCGAGACAATCGCCGGTCTACGCGCACACCTGGAGACGGCGACGGTCGATCTGGTGGTGCTGGATGTAGGCCTGCCCGACGGTGACGGTTTCAGCCTCGCGCGCGCGCTGCGCGAGACGCGTCCGCAGCTCGGCGTGGTGATGCTGACCAGCCGCGCCGAGACCGGCGACCGCGTGCGTGGTCTGGCCGAAGGCGCCGATGCGTACCTCACCAAACCGATTGAGATCGATCTGCTCGCAGCCACGCTGCACAGTCTTGCGCGCCGCATCGGCACGACCCCCGCACCCGCGCGCGAACACGCACGCAGCTGGCGAATGAGTGAAGACGGCTGGTGTCTGCTGTCGCCGTCGGGCGGCTCGGCGGCGCTGACGCAGAGCGAGCGCCGTCTGTGCAGGCGCCTGTTCGATACGCCGGGCGAGCTGGTCTCGCGCGAGCAGCTGATCGAAGCGCTGACCGAACACGTGCACGACTTCGATGCGCACCGCATCGACTCGATGATCCACCGCCTGCGCAGCAAGGCCCAGGCGCGCTGTGGCGACGACCTGCCGCTGACCGCAGTCCGCGGCCGCGGTTACATGCTCACGCTGCAGGACTGA
- a CDS encoding sensor histidine kinase yields MPNSVLRWLDRVPIDDVVDRRNARVIQVLLMFLAVTVPAMVMFGLVVTWSTLTQGPLPVALIVSLGFSLAIAVLAGVGVWMIRRGRFRPAVRAMLGMLLTMLFVNAFANGFERQLPDQLAQMLLLILSGLVLGRRSLWFVFGALLAVVALGSVRDAMVLFAETPGRAFYNVPSTLFSYFLVAILTDRTTEALRESLRESNARGEALEQEIRERERTHAQLIHAQKKEITERMASGMAHDFNNIFSVIAGFSAERHEDDGGSDAQRASQLENSLESVEASARRGMAISRRLLRFSRRDDAQAEVFDAGEAIETLQPMLRQLLDAHIVLTCTREDAPLPILFDRSQFELMLLNLASNARDAIGGNGTFAIDARRERGDVVIALRDDGAGMPAAVAARVFEPFFSTKPADSGTGLGLAVVHELVTKANGTIDVTSAPGAGTTFRIALPLSPAA; encoded by the coding sequence ATGCCCAATTCCGTTCTCCGGTGGCTCGACCGGGTGCCGATCGACGACGTGGTCGATCGCCGCAATGCGCGTGTGATCCAGGTCCTGCTGATGTTCCTCGCCGTCACCGTGCCGGCGATGGTCATGTTCGGGCTGGTGGTGACTTGGTCGACCTTGACGCAGGGGCCGCTGCCGGTCGCCCTGATCGTCTCGCTGGGTTTCAGCCTCGCCATCGCGGTGCTCGCCGGTGTCGGCGTGTGGATGATCCGGCGCGGCAGGTTCCGCCCGGCGGTACGCGCCATGCTCGGCATGCTGCTGACGATGCTGTTCGTCAACGCGTTCGCGAACGGCTTCGAACGCCAGCTGCCGGACCAGCTCGCGCAGATGCTGTTGCTGATCCTCAGTGGTCTCGTGCTCGGGCGACGATCGCTCTGGTTCGTGTTCGGCGCATTGCTCGCGGTGGTGGCACTGGGTTCGGTGCGCGATGCGATGGTGCTGTTCGCCGAAACGCCGGGGCGCGCGTTCTACAACGTGCCCTCGACGCTCTTCAGCTATTTCCTGGTCGCGATCCTCACCGACCGCACGACCGAGGCGCTGCGCGAGAGCCTGCGCGAATCGAATGCGCGCGGCGAAGCGCTGGAGCAGGAAATCCGCGAGCGCGAGCGCACGCATGCGCAGCTGATCCACGCCCAGAAGAAGGAAATCACCGAGCGCATGGCCAGCGGCATGGCGCACGACTTCAACAACATCTTCTCGGTCATCGCCGGCTTCTCGGCCGAACGCCACGAGGACGACGGCGGCAGCGATGCGCAGCGCGCTTCGCAGCTGGAAAACAGCCTGGAGTCGGTGGAGGCCTCCGCGCGGCGCGGCATGGCGATCAGCCGCCGCCTGCTGCGCTTCAGCCGTCGCGACGATGCGCAGGCGGAAGTCTTCGATGCCGGCGAAGCGATCGAGACGCTGCAGCCGATGCTGCGCCAGCTGCTCGATGCGCACATCGTGCTGACCTGCACACGCGAGGACGCGCCACTGCCGATCCTGTTCGACCGCAGCCAGTTCGAATTGATGCTGCTCAACCTCGCCTCCAACGCGCGCGATGCGATCGGCGGCAACGGCACGTTCGCCATCGATGCACGCCGCGAACGCGGCGATGTCGTCATCGCACTGCGCGACGACGGCGCGGGCATGCCGGCGGCCGTCGCAGCGCGCGTGTTCGAACCGTTCTTCAGCACCAAGCCTGCCGACAGCGGCACCGGCCTGGGTCTGGCGGTGGTGCACGAGCTGGTGACCAAGGCCAACGGCACCATCGATGTGACCAGCGCACCCGGCGCCGGCACCACGTTCCGGATCGCGCTGCCGCTCAGTCCTGCAGCGTGA
- a CDS encoding TorF family putative porin yields the protein MSSRKNALATLLCAGLLSAGAAHAEVSGSITLTSDYLFRGVTQTDEKPALQGGVEWAHDSGFYVGTWGSSISWLSDSDPDISSQLELDGYIGFRGDFGDSGFGYDVGAVHYWYPGSYPAGFNKADTTELYAGVSWNILSAKYSYAVTDLFGIPDSDGSSNLDVAVGWEFAPSWTLNGAVGKQWVAGSAGTATYAFWSAGVGKSFDNGFDIALNFNDNDLIGPDDTITLAVTKSF from the coding sequence ATGTCGTCACGCAAGAACGCACTCGCCACACTGCTGTGCGCAGGTCTGCTGTCCGCCGGTGCCGCGCACGCGGAAGTCTCCGGCTCGATCACGCTGACCAGCGATTACCTGTTCCGCGGCGTCACCCAGACCGACGAAAAACCTGCCCTGCAGGGCGGTGTCGAATGGGCGCACGACAGCGGTTTCTACGTCGGTACCTGGGGCAGCAGCATCAGCTGGCTGTCCGATTCCGATCCCGACATCTCCAGCCAGCTCGAGCTCGACGGCTATATCGGCTTCCGCGGCGATTTCGGCGACAGCGGCTTCGGCTACGACGTCGGCGCCGTGCATTACTGGTATCCGGGCAGCTACCCCGCCGGCTTCAACAAGGCCGACACCACCGAGCTCTATGCCGGTGTGAGCTGGAACATCCTCAGCGCCAAGTACTCGTACGCCGTCACCGATCTGTTCGGCATTCCCGACTCCGACGGCAGCAGCAATCTCGACGTCGCCGTCGGCTGGGAGTTCGCCCCCAGCTGGACGCTCAACGGCGCCGTGGGCAAGCAGTGGGTCGCCGGCAGCGCGGGCACTGCGACGTACGCGTTCTGGTCGGCGGGCGTGGGCAAGTCGTTCGACAACGGCTTCGACATCGCACTGAACTTCAACGACAACGACCTGATCGGTCCCGACGACACCATCACCCTCGCCGTCACCAAGTCGTTCTGA
- a CDS encoding ammonium transporter produces the protein MKKIESRGWKTRMQALCLMLLCACAWFGVAGSAFAQDLPATETAVAVVETAETVTFDSGNVAWMLTSTLLVLLMVVPGLALFYGGMVRSKNVLSVIMQVLVVFSVVIILWVAYGYSAAFTEGNAFFGSFTEKAFLRGITAETDAGGLPEFLFIVFQSTFAGITTALVVGSFAERIKFSAVLLFSILWVTFAYLPMVHMVWSGEAGFLAHKGVIDFAGGTVVHINAGVAGLVGAYFLGKRLGYGKEAIKPHSVPFTFIGASLLWVGWFGFNAGSALAADASASLAMLNTMVATSAGVVAWSIVEAFTKGRPSALGAASGAIAGLVGITPAAGTVGPMGALVIGLAAGALCVWGVTGLKRLLRADDSLDVFGVHGIGGIVGALLTGVFSAQSLGGTEVDLAIGTQVWVQFISVAFTVLWCAVVTAVVMLIVKLVVGLRVTEDEEREGLDIVSHGESAYEK, from the coding sequence ATGAAAAAGATCGAGTCCCGCGGGTGGAAGACCCGGATGCAGGCGCTGTGCCTGATGCTGTTGTGTGCGTGCGCATGGTTCGGCGTGGCAGGGAGCGCATTCGCGCAGGACCTGCCGGCAACCGAAACCGCCGTGGCCGTGGTGGAAACGGCGGAAACCGTGACGTTCGACAGCGGCAACGTGGCGTGGATGCTCACTTCCACGCTGCTGGTGCTGCTGATGGTGGTGCCGGGCCTGGCGCTGTTCTACGGCGGCATGGTGCGTTCGAAGAACGTGCTGTCGGTGATCATGCAGGTGCTGGTGGTGTTCTCGGTGGTGATCATCCTGTGGGTGGCCTACGGCTACAGCGCGGCGTTCACCGAAGGCAACGCGTTCTTCGGTTCGTTCACCGAAAAAGCATTCCTGCGCGGCATCACCGCGGAGACGGATGCGGGCGGTCTGCCGGAATTCCTGTTCATCGTGTTCCAGTCGACATTCGCCGGTATCACCACGGCGCTGGTCGTCGGTTCGTTCGCCGAGCGCATCAAGTTCTCGGCGGTGCTGCTGTTCTCCATCCTGTGGGTGACGTTCGCCTACCTGCCGATGGTGCACATGGTGTGGAGCGGTGAAGCGGGCTTCCTCGCGCACAAGGGCGTGATCGATTTCGCCGGCGGCACGGTGGTGCACATCAACGCCGGCGTCGCCGGTCTGGTGGGTGCGTACTTCCTCGGCAAGCGCCTGGGCTACGGCAAGGAAGCGATCAAGCCGCACAGCGTGCCGTTCACCTTCATCGGTGCGTCGCTGCTGTGGGTGGGCTGGTTCGGCTTCAATGCCGGCTCGGCGCTCGCCGCCGATGCCAGCGCGTCGCTGGCCATGCTCAACACGATGGTCGCCACCTCGGCCGGCGTGGTCGCCTGGAGCATCGTCGAAGCCTTCACCAAGGGCCGCCCGTCGGCACTGGGCGCGGCTTCGGGTGCGATCGCAGGCCTGGTCGGCATCACCCCGGCTGCGGGCACCGTGGGCCCGATGGGCGCACTGGTGATCGGTCTGGCCGCAGGCGCGCTGTGCGTGTGGGGCGTCACCGGTCTCAAGCGCCTGCTGCGCGCCGACGACAGCCTCGACGTGTTCGGCGTGCACGGCATCGGCGGCATCGTCGGCGCCCTGCTGACCGGCGTCTTCAGCGCGCAGTCGCTGGGCGGCACCGAAGTCGATCTCGCAATCGGCACGCAGGTCTGGGTGCAGTTCATCAGTGTCGCGTTCACCGTGCTGTGGTGCGCCGTGGTGACTGCGGTGGTGATGCTGATCGTCAAGCTCGTCGTCGGTCTGCGCGTCACCGAAGACGAAGAGCGCGAAGGTCTGGACATCGTCTCGCACGGCGAATCGGCCTACGAGAAGTAA